DNA from Candidatus Poribacteria bacterium:
GCTGTCCATTCATCACCACCGCGACTGAGTTCTGTGGCGAACGCTTTCCAATCCGTTACATCGGACCGACTGAGCAATTTACCGCCCCAGAGATAGGCATGCGCGGCACCGAGTAATTTCTCCGCTTCAGGGGTCTGCTCAATCTTTTCAGCGAACGAGACAAATTCACCGTTTTGCTGGAGCCATTTTCGGTATTGTTTGGCAGGTTCAACGGGGGATGCCTCGCCGAGCGAGATACGCACGCCGTATTTTTTTTCTTTCCAGTTTGGTGTGAAAGTGTGTGACACCTGCATGCCTAAGGTAGATGTTGCAGTCTTATGGAACCGGATTTTGTTGTTGAACGGATTTGTTAAAATATAGGTGAGTATTCTATCGCCAAGGTCGAGTCCCCAGAAGGGCATAGAGAGACCTGCGGTTGTGTTTATCGGTCCCCTTTCAGATAGAAAGTCCTGCCACATCTCGTCATCTTTTGGTACGTAACTCCCTTCAAAAAAAGGGAGAATATAAGCGTGAATAGACTCGGTGTTTTCAATAACCGGCCACGTTAAACTTTGTGCCTCGCTTGTGTCGCCATCTTGCGTAAATTCTATCGTTAGAGAGTCTTGTTGCCACTCAAGTTCAACGCGGACACTTAGAGAACGTTCTGGTAACTTCCAACTGATAACACCATCTTTGTGAGAGAAGTCTGTCACAGTACCAAATCCCTGCTGTTTCGACGAGATCGGTATTGTTATATTTGTGCCTGCCGGATAGGCGTACACGGCAAGCGACTCGGTTAAGATTTCTACATCCCATATCTCGTTGTTGAAGCGAACCGAAGTCAATGTGTCACTCATACTGATAGAAGCCAATAGAAATATTCCTATAGATAAGATGGAAAGTCGTAGTTTGGACACTGGTGTTTATCCTCATTCAAAAAGTTGTGAGACTTGACACGAAAAGCCTTCGACGACATCTTCACCGGTAAGGGTATCTTCGCGTGTAAGCACTTTGATATCTGTCTCTGAACGATACACCGTTACCGTTTTTGCCACAGGTTCAATCACCCAAACGAGCTGCGTTCCGCCACTCAGATAGGTGAGCGCCTTTTCAAAGACACGGAACAGAACATCTGTTGGGGAAACGACTTCAACAGCTAGATCCGGTGGGATTGAGAACGCCTTACGTCTGTCATCTGGCAGTCGTTCTGTCGAAACAAACGCAATATCTGGTATCAAGAACCTATCGCCAATCTTAAAACCGGTGTCCGATGTGTAGACACGTCCGAGTTGATTTTCACGAACGTGTGAGTATAAATACCACTGGATGTTAGAGCTAATATCGCCGTGTTCGCCCGAAGTTGGTGGCATCGGTATTAATTCTCCTTTGACATATTCGTATCCTTCTAAATCGCTTTCAAGAAACTCCTCAAGCGTCATATCAGTTTCTAACGGCATGAGTGATATTGCCGCTTGTTCGTGACCGGCTTTTAGCGTATTCATCAGCACGCCTCCTTTCTGGATTTCTATGAGAACTGTTTATCTTGACATCTCTTCCCACAACGCCCGATAAAAATTCATCACGCGTAGCGGGTCGGAACTCCCTGCGATTTCAGCGAGTGTGTAACCTGAATACCCGGAATCTTTCAACGATGTAAAGAGTTCCCGCCACGGATACTCGCGCCGGTGGAGTTCCGTGATATGTACCAAACCGATTCTGCCTTTTACAAGATTAAAGTTATTCTGAATAGAGCCATTTTCGACTTCGCCGAAATTAGAGTTCCAGCAGACATAGACGTTATCGTGGTCAGCGACATCAATAATCGTTCGGATGTGCCGGAGTTCAGAGGTGCCGCCCCCGTGTACTTCTAACCGAATCTGCACGCCGAGGTCAGCAGCGAATTCGCCACACTCCCGCAACGCCAATCCGATTTGTTCCAGCGTCTTTTCAATAGGCACTTCTTCGGGAAGACCGTTCGGGCGCACTTTAACGCCGGGTGCCCCAACATCTGCCGCCAGTTGAGAGTACAGCTTCGTTCCGTCTATATTCTGACGAACCACCGATTGATCCACGGCGTGATAGTCAAAAGCGGATCCCAAACCAGCAATCTCAATCGGGGAGTCATCGAATTGTTGCTTTACGGCTGCGCGTTCACTTGCCGAGAGTTCGACTTCAACGCCGTGGGCATGTGTTGTCCGTAACTCCACACCCGCAAACCCTGTTTCTACACAATTGTCAATAATTGTGGGAATATCCCAATCTTTTGCCATATTATACGTAACTAAACCCAGTTTCATAGCGTCTCCTTATCTAAAAAGTTGTGCGACCTGACACGAAAATCCTTCAACAACATCTTCGCCGGTGAGCGTATCGTTGCGTGTGAGCAACTTGATGTCGCTTTCCGAACGATATATCGTCACCGTTTTTGACCTGGGTTCAAGAACCCAGACGAGCCTCACTCCTGCGTTTAAATAGGCGAATGCCTTTTCAATGACCCTGGATTGAGTGTCTGTCCGTGAAACGACTTCAACGGCGAGGTCTGGCGGAATGGCAAACGCAGTGCTTAAATCCTCAGGTATTCGTGCTGTTGATACAAACGCGATGTCTGGTATCAATACCCGATCACCGATCTGGAAACCTGTGTCTGGCGCATAGACATCCCCGAGTTGATTCTCACGCACATATACACCCAAGGGTAAAATGAGATTTATACTAATTTTACCGTGTTCACCTGAAGTTGGTGGCATCGGAATTAATTCTCCTTTCACATATTCATATCCCTCCATATCGCTTTCAAGAAAATCCTGCAACGTCATGTCCGTTTCTATAGGCGCGAGCAATATTGCAGCTTGTTCGTGTGCTTCTTTTTGTGTACCCATCAGAGCCTCTCCCTTTTTTATGCTTACTGTTTTCAATTGCATTATACCGAATTTTTTGCTATAATTTTCTGAAATGAAAAATTCAAGGAGAACACCACTATGGCTTATGCACTTGAAGACGAATTTGGTGATATTATTGGTAAAGCCCGACGCGGGCAGAACATCTCTCAGAACAAAATCGCTACCGCCGCCGGTATTACAGAGGCAGAACTGGCGCGTATGGAACAGTATACCTTAAAACCGACAGAATCGCAAGTCTTTCGTCTCGCAGAAGTACTCAATTTAGACGGTGCCAAGTTGCTCGATATTGCGACGGAGCAGTGGGAACCAGAGCCCGCGCAACAAGCGAGCGACGCAAGTCTCGAAGTTATCACGATTAGCGCGCCAGTCGGCGGGTGGCCCGTCAATGCCTATCTATTGGTATGCAAAGCCACCGATGATGCTGCAATCATTGACACCGCTGCACATCCAGACCTCGTTTTGGAACAGGTGGATGCCCATAACGTGAATCCGACGGCGATCCTTTTGACGCATGCCCACAGCGATCATACCGATGGGTTACCGCAGCTCCAAACCGCCACCGGTTGCGAAACGTACATCCATAAGGACGAACCGAAACCGCGGAGTAACACGCGACTCCGTGAAGTCGCACACGCCGATATCCTCTCCGTTGGTGAACTTATGGTAACCGTTGTCAATACACCCGGACATACACCCGGCGGCTGTAGTTTCCTCACGCAGAACGCAGCATTTGTCGGCGATGCGATTTTCGCCGGTTCTGTCGGGGGTCCCAACATCTCGTATCAGGCTGAAATTGACAGCGTCCGTGACAATCTACTTTCACTTCCTGACGCGGTAAGACTCTACCCAGGACACGGTCCTTCCACGACCGTCGGTGAGGAGAAATTACACAACCCGTTTTTCTAATTTTGTTGTTAAAAAACTTTTCATAATCCAGAGACGGTTGAAATTAACCGAAAACCCGGGGAATGCCATAGGACATTCATACCCCGGTTCATGCCCTAAGGCATGAATACCGTTGATTCTGATTTTTAGTGAGTATATTGTCTTAACTTTACATTACTGCAATTGTTGAAAACCTTTCATAGTCCAGAGGCGGTTAAAATTTGCCGAAAACCACCGTGAAACGAAGTGGAACGGTGACCAGATTTAATCGTTAAAAATTTGTTCTCGTATCTGATTCAACGTTTCCTTTCGATCGGTCTATCGCTTTTAGCGGTATCGCTCCTTGTCTTTTTGATGGTGCATCTCATCCCAGGCGATGCCGCTGTCGCTATTTTGGGAGAGCGTGCTACCGAAAGAGCACTCACCGAACTCCGAGAGGAGATGGGACTGGACAAGCCGCTTTATTACCAATACGCCAAGTTCTTGTGGGATATCGCGCACCTTGATTTCGGACGCTCCTTTAAAACAAAGCAACCCGTCATTGACGAGATCAAACGTTATTTCCCAGCGACTGTTGA
Protein-coding regions in this window:
- a CDS encoding Uma2 family endonuclease, which encodes MGTQKEAHEQAAILLAPIETDMTLQDFLESDMEGYEYVKGELIPMPPTSGEHGKISINLILPLGVYVRENQLGDVYAPDTGFQIGDRVLIPDIAFVSTARIPEDLSTAFAIPPDLAVEVVSRTDTQSRVIEKAFAYLNAGVRLVWVLEPRSKTVTIYRSESDIKLLTRNDTLTGEDVVEGFSCQVAQLFR
- a CDS encoding MBL fold metallo-hydrolase — encoded protein: MAYALEDEFGDIIGKARRGQNISQNKIATAAGITEAELARMEQYTLKPTESQVFRLAEVLNLDGAKLLDIATEQWEPEPAQQASDASLEVITISAPVGGWPVNAYLLVCKATDDAAIIDTAAHPDLVLEQVDAHNVNPTAILLTHAHSDHTDGLPQLQTATGCETYIHKDEPKPRSNTRLREVAHADILSVGELMVTVVNTPGHTPGGCSFLTQNAAFVGDAIFAGSVGGPNISYQAEIDSVRDNLLSLPDAVRLYPGHGPSTTVGEEKLHNPFF
- a CDS encoding sugar phosphate isomerase/epimerase encodes the protein MKLGLVTYNMAKDWDIPTIIDNCVETGFAGVELRTTHAHGVEVELSASERAAVKQQFDDSPIEIAGLGSAFDYHAVDQSVVRQNIDGTKLYSQLAADVGAPGVKVRPNGLPEEVPIEKTLEQIGLALRECGEFAADLGVQIRLEVHGGGTSELRHIRTIIDVADHDNVYVCWNSNFGEVENGSIQNNFNLVKGRIGLVHITELHRREYPWRELFTSLKDSGYSGYTLAEIAGSSDPLRVMNFYRALWEEMSR
- a CDS encoding Uma2 family endonuclease, encoding MNTLKAGHEQAAISLMPLETDMTLEEFLESDLEGYEYVKGELIPMPPTSGEHGDISSNIQWYLYSHVRENQLGRVYTSDTGFKIGDRFLIPDIAFVSTERLPDDRRKAFSIPPDLAVEVVSPTDVLFRVFEKALTYLSGGTQLVWVIEPVAKTVTVYRSETDIKVLTREDTLTGEDVVEGFSCQVSQLFE